One genomic window of Polaromonas sp. SP1 includes the following:
- a CDS encoding heme ABC transporter ATP-binding protein yields the protein MNARNQTDFSPLAGMLEVVGVGVEVPGRSLLQAASAQFIAGQVTAVLGPNGAGKSTLMSLLTGQRQPTGGHVYLAGKALASYASADLARVRASVAQETQVAFEFTVREVVELGRYPHRRHPGQRDVDLVLQAMQATAVERLQHRALNTLSGGEKARVHLARALAQVWEPVTGVAGDSSVRWLLLDEPTAALDLQHQHRMLQLVRAWATAQGVGVVAVLHDLNLALRYADRCVVLQGGQVVGSGATADVLTPFCIEKVWGVVAHPVATKGGAPGPRQYLFDAPV from the coding sequence ATGAACGCGCGCAACCAGACAGATTTTTCACCGCTGGCAGGCATGCTGGAGGTGGTGGGCGTGGGGGTCGAGGTGCCTGGCCGCTCGCTGCTGCAGGCGGCGTCGGCGCAATTCATCGCCGGTCAGGTCACTGCGGTGCTGGGGCCCAACGGCGCCGGCAAGTCCACCCTGATGTCGCTGCTGACCGGCCAGCGCCAGCCCACAGGCGGCCATGTTTACCTGGCCGGCAAGGCGCTGGCCAGCTATGCATCGGCCGACCTGGCGCGGGTACGCGCTTCGGTGGCGCAAGAAACCCAGGTCGCGTTTGAGTTCACCGTGCGCGAAGTGGTGGAACTCGGCCGTTACCCGCACCGCCGCCACCCCGGCCAGCGCGATGTAGACCTGGTGCTGCAGGCCATGCAGGCGACTGCGGTCGAACGTTTGCAGCACCGCGCGCTCAACACGCTGTCAGGCGGTGAGAAGGCGCGTGTGCACCTGGCGCGCGCACTGGCGCAGGTGTGGGAGCCTGTCACCGGCGTTGCGGGTGACAGCTCAGTGCGCTGGTTGCTGTTGGATGAGCCGACTGCCGCGCTCGATCTGCAGCACCAGCACCGCATGCTGCAACTTGTGCGCGCCTGGGCCACAGCGCAGGGCGTGGGTGTGGTCGCCGTGCTGCACGATTTGAACCTCGCCCTGCGCTACGCCGACCGCTGCGTCGTGCTGCAGGGCGGGCAGGTGGTGGGCAGCGGCGCCACGGCCGATGTGCTAACGCCTTTTTGCATTGAAAAGGTCTGGGGCGTGGTGGCACACCCGGTGGCGACAAAGGGCGGGGCGCCCGGGCCGCGTCAGTATCTGTTCGACGCGCCTGTCTAG
- a CDS encoding TOBE domain-containing protein, translated as MSTAPSFANAFSHEPADKRIEILRLVGESGSISQAARQARVSYKAAWQAIDTLTNLAGVALVERAVGGSGGGGATLTPAGQKLLAVAGLLNETRSQVLGAFKSNELLLPRALPALSNMSVRTSMRNQLPCEVDKLELRGQMARVHLKLPGGASLVSRITKASAELLGLQKGQTVLALCKATAVTVTAQSPAAATAPGVQGLNGQAVRISRGATGDEVSLQLEGGLQLVGFAAAGSGLKTKALVQALVDESAVVIALST; from the coding sequence ATGTCTACCGCCCCTTCCTTCGCCAATGCCTTCAGCCACGAGCCGGCCGACAAACGCATCGAGATCCTGCGGCTGGTCGGCGAGAGCGGCTCGATCTCGCAGGCGGCGCGGCAGGCCAGGGTCAGCTACAAGGCGGCGTGGCAGGCCATCGACACGCTGACCAACCTGGCCGGTGTGGCGCTGGTGGAGCGTGCGGTGGGCGGCTCGGGCGGCGGCGGCGCCACCTTGACGCCGGCCGGCCAGAAGCTGCTGGCCGTCGCCGGCCTTTTGAATGAAACGCGCAGCCAGGTGCTGGGCGCCTTCAAGTCCAACGAGCTGCTGCTGCCGCGCGCCCTGCCCGCGCTCTCCAACATGAGCGTGCGCACCAGCATGCGCAACCAGTTGCCCTGCGAAGTCGACAAGCTGGAGCTGCGGGGCCAGATGGCCCGCGTGCATTTAAAACTGCCGGGCGGGGCTTCGCTGGTCTCGCGCATCACCAAGGCCAGCGCTGAACTGCTGGGGCTGCAAAAAGGGCAAACCGTGCTGGCGCTGTGCAAGGCCACGGCAGTGACGGTGACGGCGCAGTCGCCTGCGGCCGCCACAGCGCCGGGCGTGCAAGGCCTCAACGGCCAGGCCGTTCGTATCAGCCGCGGGGCAACAGGCGATGAGGTGTCGCTGCAGCTGGAAGGCGGCTTGCAGCTGGTGGGGTTTGCGGCGGCGGGCAGCGGACTGAAAACCAAAGCCCTGGTTCAAGCCCTGGTTGACGAATCCGCCGTGGTGATTGCTTTATCGACCTGA
- the modA gene encoding molybdate ABC transporter substrate-binding protein, with amino-acid sequence MSLSGLRYLPALCAALVSSASWADEVQVAVAANFTAPMKLIAADFEKDTGHKAVLTFGATGKFYAQITHGAPFEVFLSADDETPARLEKEGAAANGSRFTYATGRLVLWSAQPGVVDAQGDVLKKGDFKKIAIAAPKLAPYGAAAVETMNKLGLQAALEPKLVQGESIGQAFSFVSTGNAELGFVALSQVYEDGKIKSGSAWIVPASLHSPIRQDAVLLAKAKDSQAAGRLMAFLKTEKAKAVIRSFGYEP; translated from the coding sequence ATGTCTCTTTCTGGCTTGCGTTACCTGCCGGCTTTGTGCGCCGCCCTCGTATCAAGCGCGTCCTGGGCCGACGAAGTCCAGGTCGCCGTCGCAGCCAATTTCACCGCGCCCATGAAGCTGATCGCCGCGGACTTTGAAAAAGACACCGGCCATAAAGCCGTGCTGACCTTCGGCGCCACCGGCAAGTTTTATGCGCAGATCACCCACGGTGCGCCGTTTGAGGTTTTCCTTTCGGCCGACGACGAAACGCCCGCCAGGCTCGAGAAAGAAGGGGCCGCCGCCAACGGCAGCCGCTTCACTTACGCCACCGGCCGGCTGGTGTTGTGGTCGGCCCAACCCGGTGTGGTCGATGCGCAGGGCGATGTCCTCAAGAAGGGCGACTTCAAGAAGATCGCCATTGCGGCGCCCAAGCTCGCACCCTACGGCGCTGCGGCGGTCGAGACGATGAACAAGCTCGGCCTGCAGGCAGCACTGGAGCCCAAGCTTGTGCAGGGCGAAAGCATCGGCCAGGCTTTCAGTTTTGTCTCCACCGGCAATGCCGAGCTGGGCTTTGTCGCACTCTCGCAGGTGTATGAAGACGGCAAGATCAAGTCGGGCTCGGCCTGGATTGTTCCTGCCAGCCTGCACAGCCCGATTCGCCAGGACGCCGTGCTGCTGGCCAAAGCCAAAGACAGCCAGGCTGCGGGCCGGCTGATGGCCTTCCTCAAAACCGAAAAAGCCAAAGCGGTGATCCGCTCCTTTGGTTACGAGCCCTGA
- the modB gene encoding molybdate ABC transporter permease subunit gives MLDDASLQALALTFRLAATTTVLLLLAGTPLAWWLARTRSWLKGPVGALVALPLVLPPVVLGFYLLVLMGPNGPVGQLTQSLGWGVLPFTFAGLVVGSVLYSMPFVVQPLQNAFEAIGERPLEAAATLRASPLDTFFSVVLPLARPAYLTAAVMGFAHTVGEFGIVLMMGGNIPGKTRVMSVQIYDHVEALEYRQAHWLAGGLLVFSFLVLLALYTLQSGRRKGQGA, from the coding sequence ATGCTCGACGATGCAAGCCTTCAGGCCCTGGCGCTGACCTTTCGGCTGGCGGCCACCACCACCGTGTTGCTGCTGTTGGCCGGCACACCCCTTGCCTGGTGGCTGGCGCGCACGCGTTCGTGGCTCAAGGGGCCGGTGGGTGCGCTGGTGGCCTTGCCGCTGGTGCTGCCGCCGGTGGTGCTGGGTTTTTACCTGCTGGTGCTGATGGGGCCGAACGGCCCGGTGGGGCAGCTCACGCAGTCGCTGGGCTGGGGCGTGCTGCCGTTCACCTTTGCCGGGCTGGTGGTGGGCTCGGTGCTGTATTCCATGCCCTTCGTGGTGCAGCCGCTGCAAAACGCGTTTGAGGCGATTGGCGAGCGGCCGCTGGAAGCCGCCGCCACCTTGCGCGCCTCGCCGCTGGACACCTTCTTCAGCGTGGTGCTGCCGCTGGCGCGGCCCGCTTACCTCACGGCCGCCGTGATGGGCTTTGCGCACACGGTGGGCGAATTCGGCATCGTGCTGATGATGGGCGGCAACATTCCCGGCAAGACGCGTGTGATGTCGGTGCAGATTTACGACCATGTGGAGGCGCTGGAATACCGCCAGGCACACTGGCTGGCCGGCGGGCTGCTGGTGTTTTCGTTTTTGGTATTGCTCGCGCTGTACACCTTGCAGTCCGGGCGGCGCAAAGGGCAGGGCGCATGA
- the modC gene encoding molybdenum ABC transporter ATP-binding protein yields the protein MTPNVLAEGITASFRRTFADFSLDVALAIPGRGVTAIFGPSGSGKTSLLRSIAGLERAGSGRLVVNGEVWQDDAAGVFMPVHQRPLGYVFQEASLFAHLDVARNLDFGLRRVPAAKRRVLLDQAIELLGLQKLMQRAPGTLSGGERQRVAIARALATSPRLLLMDEPLASLDIARKAEILPYLERLHDELDIPVLYVSHAPDEVARLADHLVLLDAGRVTASGPTRELMTRLDLPLAHGDAAAAVIDAVVSAVEPHWHMSHAEFAGGRISLLNPTLQVGQRVRVRIQARDVSLTLARQDGTSVQNIFAVTVTALSPDSPGQVMVGLDAGGSTLLARLTQKSAEALRLQPGSRVFAQVKGVAVLG from the coding sequence ATGACGCCGAACGTTTTGGCCGAAGGCATCACGGCATCGTTTCGCCGCACGTTTGCCGATTTTTCGCTCGACGTGGCGCTGGCCATACCCGGGCGCGGCGTTACCGCCATCTTCGGCCCCTCGGGCTCGGGCAAGACGAGTTTGCTGCGCAGCATTGCGGGCCTGGAGCGCGCGGGCAGCGGCCGCCTGGTGGTCAATGGCGAGGTCTGGCAGGACGATGCCGCCGGCGTTTTTATGCCGGTGCACCAGCGCCCGCTGGGCTATGTGTTTCAGGAGGCCAGTCTTTTTGCCCACCTGGACGTCGCCCGCAACCTCGACTTCGGCCTGCGCCGCGTGCCGGCCGCCAAGCGCCGTGTTTTGCTGGACCAAGCCATCGAGCTGCTGGGCCTGCAAAAGCTGATGCAGCGCGCGCCCGGCACGCTCTCGGGCGGCGAGCGCCAGCGGGTGGCGATCGCGCGGGCGCTGGCCACCAGCCCGCGCCTCTTGCTGATGGACGAACCGCTGGCCTCGCTCGACATCGCCCGCAAGGCCGAAATCCTGCCCTACCTGGAGCGCCTGCACGACGAGCTGGACATCCCCGTGTTGTATGTGAGCCATGCGCCGGATGAAGTCGCCCGGCTGGCTGACCACCTGGTGCTGCTGGACGCGGGCCGCGTCACGGCCTCGGGCCCCACACGCGAGCTGATGACGCGGCTGGATTTGCCGCTGGCGCACGGCGATGCCGCTGCCGCGGTGATCGACGCGGTGGTCAGCGCCGTCGAGCCGCACTGGCACATGAGCCATGCCGAGTTTGCGGGCGGGCGCATCAGCCTGCTCAACCCGACGCTGCAGGTAGGCCAGCGCGTGCGTGTGCGCATCCAGGCGCGCGATGTGAGCCTGACGCTGGCGCGCCAGGACGGCACCAGCGTGCAGAACATCTTTGCCGTCACCGTCACGGCTTTGTCGCCCGACAGCCCGGGCCAGGTCATGGTGGGCCTGGACGCCGGCGGCAGCACGCTGCTGGCCCGGCTGACGCAGAAGTCGGCCGAGGCGCTGCGGCTGCAGCCCGGCAGCCGGGTGTTCGCGCAGGTCAAGGGCGTGGCCGTTCTTGGTTGA
- a CDS encoding pyruvate, water dikinase regulatory protein, translating into MSQRTVFFISDGTGITAETFGNAILAQFEFKPRHVRLPFIDSVDKAHQAIRQINHTAEVEGKRPIVFTTLVNMEILAVIKTHCNGMLLDMFGMFVAPLEGELGIKSNHRVGRFSDASKSKEYDDRIEAINFSLAHDDGQSNRDLAGSDVILVGVSRSGKTPTSLYLAMQYGLKASNYPLIPEDFERRQLPPALVPHRKKIFGLTIAPERLAQIRNERRPNSKYASLENCREEIHEAEAMMRREGIRWLSTTTKSIEEISTTILQEIRPERLEY; encoded by the coding sequence ATGTCCCAACGCACCGTGTTTTTCATCTCCGACGGCACCGGCATTACCGCTGAAACCTTTGGTAACGCCATCCTGGCGCAGTTTGAGTTCAAGCCGCGCCACGTCCGCCTGCCCTTTATCGACAGCGTGGACAAGGCCCACCAGGCGATCCGGCAAATCAACCACACGGCCGAAGTCGAGGGCAAACGGCCCATCGTCTTCACCACGCTGGTCAACATGGAAATCCTGGCCGTCATCAAAACCCATTGCAACGGCATGCTGCTGGACATGTTCGGCATGTTCGTCGCGCCGCTGGAAGGCGAGCTGGGCATCAAGTCCAACCACCGGGTAGGCCGGTTTTCAGATGCCTCCAAGAGCAAGGAATACGACGACCGCATCGAGGCCATCAATTTCTCGCTGGCGCATGACGACGGCCAGAGCAACCGCGACCTGGCCGGCTCGGACGTCATCCTGGTGGGCGTGAGCCGCAGCGGCAAGACGCCGACCTCGCTCTACCTGGCCATGCAATACGGCCTCAAAGCCTCCAACTACCCGCTGATCCCGGAAGACTTCGAGCGCCGCCAGTTGCCGCCGGCGCTGGTGCCGCACCGCAAGAAGATCTTCGGCCTGACGATCGCGCCGGAGCGCCTGGCGCAGATCCGCAACGAGCGCCGGCCCAACTCCAAGTACGCCAGCCTGGAGAACTGCCGCGAAGAGATCCACGAGGCCGAGGCCATGATGCGGCGCGAAGGCATTCGCTGGCTGTCGACCACCACCAAGTCGATTGAAGAGATTTCCACCACCATCCTGCAGGAAATCCGTCCCGAGCGGCTGGAGTACTAG
- the ppsA gene encoding phosphoenolpyruvate synthase yields MSKLFEATALVVPFENLRMTDVESVGGKNASLGEMISQLPTGPQGVRVPTGFATTAHAFRVFLAHDGLDKKINSVLDALDTDDVRALATAGAKIRALVEAQPFPADLEKAVRDSFAALSAGNAQASFAVRSSATAEDLPDASFAGQQETFLNVVGIDDVLHKMKEVFASLYNDRAISYRVHQGFAHSDVALSAGIQRMVRSDKGAAGVMFTIDTESGFEDVVFITSSYGLGETVVQGAVNPDEFYVHKPMLKAGKRAVIRRNLGSKLLQMEFTTAEEKKSGGKLVKTTDVPTELRNRYSLTDDDVEQLARYALIIETHYGRPMDIEWGKDGTDGQLYILQARPETVKSQSKGKAEQRYKLKGTGTVLAEGRAIGQKIGTGPVRIVHDIKDMDQVQPGDILVTDMTDPNWEPVMKRASAIVTNRGGRTCHAAIIARELGIPAVVGCGDATETLKDGMLVTVSCAEGDTGNIYDGLLETEVTEVQRGDMPPIDLKITMNVGNPQLAFDFCQIPNHGVGLARLEFVINNNIGVHPKAILDYPNIDADLKKAVESVARGHASPRAFYVDKVVEGVATIGAAFWPKPVIVRLSDFKSNEYRKLIGGSRYEPEEENPMLGFRGASRYLSPDFGEAFAMECEALRRVRDDMGLVNVEVMVPFVRTLGQAKKVTDLLAQHGLKRGEKGLRVIMMCEVPSNAILADEFLEYFDGFSIGSNDLTQLTLGLDRDSGMEILAQDFDERDPAVKAMLSRAIQACRKQGKYVGICGQGPSDHPDFAQWLKDEGIGSISLNPDTVIDTWKQLAN; encoded by the coding sequence ATGTCCAAGCTGTTTGAGGCGACCGCCCTGGTCGTACCGTTTGAAAACCTGAGGATGACAGACGTCGAGTCTGTCGGCGGCAAGAACGCCAGCCTCGGCGAAATGATCTCGCAACTGCCCACCGGCCCCCAGGGCGTGCGGGTGCCCACCGGATTTGCGACGACGGCCCACGCTTTCCGCGTGTTCCTGGCCCACGACGGGCTCGACAAAAAAATCAACAGCGTGCTGGACGCGCTGGACACCGACGACGTGCGTGCCCTGGCCACAGCCGGCGCCAAGATCCGCGCACTGGTCGAAGCCCAGCCTTTCCCGGCCGATCTGGAAAAAGCCGTTCGCGACAGTTTTGCCGCTCTCAGCGCCGGTAACGCCCAGGCCAGCTTCGCGGTGCGCTCGTCCGCCACGGCCGAGGATTTGCCCGACGCGTCGTTTGCCGGCCAGCAGGAAACCTTCCTGAACGTCGTCGGCATTGACGACGTGCTGCACAAGATGAAAGAGGTGTTCGCCTCGCTCTACAACGACCGCGCCATCAGCTACCGCGTGCACCAGGGCTTTGCCCATTCCGACGTGGCGCTGTCCGCCGGCATCCAGCGCATGGTGCGCAGCGACAAGGGCGCGGCCGGCGTGATGTTCACCATCGACACCGAAAGCGGCTTTGAAGACGTGGTGTTCATCACCTCCAGCTACGGCCTGGGCGAAACCGTGGTGCAGGGCGCCGTCAATCCCGACGAGTTCTATGTGCACAAGCCCATGCTCAAGGCCGGCAAGCGCGCCGTGATCCGCCGCAACCTGGGCTCCAAGCTGCTGCAGATGGAGTTCACCACGGCGGAAGAGAAAAAATCCGGCGGCAAGCTGGTCAAGACCACCGACGTGCCGACCGAATTGCGCAACCGCTATTCGCTGACCGACGACGACGTCGAGCAGCTCGCGCGCTACGCCCTGATCATCGAAACGCATTACGGCCGGCCGATGGACATCGAGTGGGGCAAAGACGGCACCGACGGCCAGCTCTACATCCTGCAGGCGCGCCCCGAGACGGTGAAGAGCCAGTCCAAAGGCAAGGCCGAGCAGCGCTACAAGCTCAAGGGCACCGGCACCGTGCTGGCTGAAGGCCGCGCCATTGGCCAGAAGATCGGCACCGGCCCGGTCCGCATCGTGCACGACATCAAGGACATGGACCAGGTTCAGCCGGGCGACATCCTCGTCACCGACATGACCGACCCGAACTGGGAGCCGGTGATGAAGCGCGCCAGCGCCATCGTGACCAACCGCGGCGGGCGCACCTGCCACGCGGCCATCATTGCGCGCGAGCTGGGCATCCCGGCCGTGGTCGGCTGCGGCGACGCCACCGAAACGCTGAAAGACGGCATGCTGGTGACGGTTAGCTGCGCAGAAGGCGACACCGGCAACATCTATGACGGCCTGCTCGAAACCGAAGTGACCGAAGTGCAGCGCGGCGACATGCCGCCCATCGACCTGAAGATCACGATGAACGTCGGCAACCCGCAGCTGGCCTTTGACTTCTGCCAGATCCCGAACCACGGCGTGGGCCTGGCGCGGCTGGAATTTGTCATCAACAACAACATCGGCGTGCACCCCAAGGCGATCCTGGACTACCCGAACATCGACGCCGACCTGAAAAAAGCGGTGGAAAGCGTGGCCCGCGGCCATGCCTCGCCGCGCGCCTTTTACGTCGACAAGGTGGTGGAAGGCGTGGCGACGATTGGCGCGGCCTTCTGGCCCAAGCCGGTGATCGTGCGCCTGTCGGACTTCAAGTCCAACGAGTACCGCAAACTGATAGGCGGCTCACGTTATGAGCCGGAAGAAGAAAACCCGATGCTCGGTTTCCGCGGCGCATCGCGTTACCTCAGCCCCGACTTTGGCGAAGCCTTTGCCATGGAATGCGAGGCGCTCAGGCGCGTGCGCGACGATATGGGCCTGGTCAATGTCGAGGTCATGGTGCCGTTTGTGCGCACGCTGGGCCAGGCGAAGAAGGTCACCGACCTGCTGGCCCAGCACGGTCTCAAGCGCGGCGAAAAAGGCCTGCGCGTGATCATGATGTGCGAGGTGCCGAGCAACGCCATCCTGGCCGACGAGTTCCTGGAGTACTTCGACGGCTTCTCGATCGGCTCGAACGACCTGACCCAGCTCACGCTGGGCCTGGACCGCGACTCGGGCATGGAGATCCTGGCGCAGGACTTCGACGAGCGCGACCCCGCCGTCAAGGCCATGCTCAGCCGCGCCATCCAGGCCTGCCGCAAGCAAGGCAAATACGTCGGCATCTGCGGCCAGGGCCCCAGCGACCACCCGGACTTTGCGCAGTGGCTGAAGGACGAGGGCATCGGCTCCATCTCGCTGAACCCCGATACGGTGATCGACACCTGGAAGCAACTGGCCAACTGA
- a CDS encoding tetratricopeptide repeat protein — MLLLACAKRPAALATFDRMLQLRPADPYALASRGHVAAQLHLTQEAIASLRHLTVVRPEQAAGWFNLGYLLQQAGRHDEAGPAFERALALDARLDQAWYGLALVLIQARRFEEAAEALQKNTALQPLSPYGWYRLAQVWLALGQPGKARKVIAHLRRFEPRVAAQFERENEAVFAAAGEVTHAAH, encoded by the coding sequence TTGCTTTTGCTCGCCTGCGCCAAACGACCCGCCGCACTGGCAACGTTTGACCGGATGCTGCAACTGCGGCCCGCCGATCCTTATGCACTGGCCAGCCGCGGCCATGTGGCGGCTCAACTCCATCTGACGCAAGAAGCCATTGCCAGCTTGAGGCACTTGACCGTTGTCAGGCCCGAACAGGCGGCGGGCTGGTTCAACCTGGGCTACCTGCTGCAGCAAGCCGGCCGGCATGACGAAGCAGGACCCGCATTTGAGCGGGCGCTGGCGCTGGATGCGCGCCTGGACCAGGCCTGGTACGGCCTGGCGCTGGTGCTGATCCAGGCCCGGCGCTTCGAGGAAGCCGCTGAGGCCCTGCAAAAAAATACGGCCCTGCAGCCGTTGAGCCCCTACGGCTGGTACCGGCTCGCGCAGGTCTGGCTGGCGCTGGGCCAGCCGGGCAAGGCGCGCAAGGTGATTGCGCACCTCAGGCGCTTTGAGCCGCGTGTGGCCGCCCAGTTTGAGCGCGAAAACGAGGCTGTTTTTGCGGCCGCCGGTGAGGTCACCCATGCAGCCCACTGA
- a CDS encoding DUF4212 domain-containing protein, which yields MQPTESHRRYWRKNLAVTAVLLLVWFSVSFGVSYFARSLNFTFFGWPFSFWMGAQGALVVYCLIVGFYAWYMNRLDIEHDVADED from the coding sequence ATGCAGCCCACTGAGAGCCATCGCCGCTACTGGCGCAAGAACCTGGCCGTGACGGCGGTGTTGCTGCTGGTCTGGTTCAGCGTCTCCTTCGGCGTGAGCTATTTCGCACGGTCGCTGAACTTCACGTTTTTCGGCTGGCCCTTCAGCTTCTGGATGGGCGCGCAGGGCGCCCTGGTGGTGTATTGCCTCATCGTCGGCTTTTATGCCTGGTACATGAACCGTCTCGACATCGAGCATGACGTGGCGGACGAGGACTGA